The Paraburkholderia sp. PREW-6R genomic interval ATCGAGAGTGCCGCGCACATGGGCAAGATAGTGGTCACGCATGAACCAGACTCCTGGAAGAATGAGAACGCACGCAACCCATGCTCGAGTTGGGCGGCCACCGAACGGCCTGTTATAGTCGGCTGTCAGGTTTATCGGATCTTTTCGTTTTTTCGAACTAAAATCCGGTATATCGAACAACTCTAAACGATAGGTCAGCGAATGGCAAGCTCGGGCACCCGCGACACTGCGGCGAATGCGGCGCCGGTTCCAGCAACCGCGTCTCGCGCCGTGGCGCTTCCGTCGACAGCGGCTCCGCCGCGTGTCGGCGAACAGATTCAGCGCTTGCGTGCAGAGCGGCGTATGACGCTCGACGATCTGTCGAGAGCGGCCGGCGTATCGAAGTCCATGTTGTCGGAGATCGAGCGCGACAAGGCCAACCCGACGATCGCGGTCGCGTGGCGTTTGACCAATGCGCTCGGCGTCAGCCTCGATTCGCTGTTCGCGCCGCAAAAAACGCCCGAAGCCATTGCGGTTTCCGGCCCGCACGAAATCCCGACATTGAACGGGCATGAGGCCAGATACCAGTTGCGTGTCTGGGGGCCTATCGAGCTGGCCGGCAAGTTCGAGTGGTACGAACTGACGCTGCAGCCAGGCGGAGCGCTCGTGTCAAACGCGCACGAGCCCGGCACGCGCGAGCACTTGACCGTGCTGCAAGGATCGATTGAAATCGAAGCGGCGGGAACGAAGAAGCGGCTGAAGGCGGCGGATACCGCACGGTACGTCGCCGACGAGCCGCATGCCATACGCAATGCAGGAAAGGGCGACGCGAAAGCATTGCTTGTCGTGATCCACGGCTGAACCGGCGGCGCAGCGATCTGCCGATTGGCGAATGTCGGCGAGCGGACGAGGTTGCGCGTAACACTGTATATTTGTACAGTACTGGGATCGAGGAGCCGATCATGACCGACCTGACGCCAAACAACGCCGACCGCGCACTGGCCGCGCTGCGCTATCAAACTGCGGCGCGCGATCTGGAACGCATCGTACGAAATATTGCCGCGCGTTATATCGTGCAGCAGGTGCCGCTCACCTGGCGACTGCTGCATGCGATCGAAGCCGAGGCGCTCGCTGACCTTGGTTTCGCCAGCCGGCACGACGCCCTGATGCTGGGTCTCTTTCAGCGGCCGAATGACCTGCCTTATCCGGAGACGGACGAAATGGTGGACTTCGGCGCCTCTACCGCGCTACCCGCGGTGTTCGCATTTGCGGTGTCGGCCTATGAGGAAGCCGCACGGCGCGCGGCCG includes:
- a CDS encoding XRE family transcriptional regulator; its protein translation is MASSGTRDTAANAAPVPATASRAVALPSTAAPPRVGEQIQRLRAERRMTLDDLSRAAGVSKSMLSEIERDKANPTIAVAWRLTNALGVSLDSLFAPQKTPEAIAVSGPHEIPTLNGHEARYQLRVWGPIELAGKFEWYELTLQPGGALVSNAHEPGTREHLTVLQGSIEIEAAGTKKRLKAADTARYVADEPHAIRNAGKGDAKALLVVIHG
- a CDS encoding DUF2471 family protein, with amino-acid sequence MTDLTPNNADRALAALRYQTAARDLERIVRNIAARYIVQQVPLTWRLLHAIEAEALADLGFASRHDALMLGLFQRPNDLPYPETDEMVDFGASTALPAVFAFAVSAYEEAARRAAEQPAAAEAPLRRARAWGG